A window from Cinclus cinclus chromosome 4, bCinCin1.1, whole genome shotgun sequence encodes these proteins:
- the NPTXR gene encoding neuronal pentraxin receptor, with amino-acid sequence MLAFLGAIICIIASVHPAGTAAPAAAASDNDSAAAALLPAADKGLGALHGPAEALASAGPRLPGGPPLFSRFVCTPLSTECPATGTGSAAGSAAGPEELLALRSAAAQLRRTALEQKERIRMDQETIRELTGKLSRCEGGLRSSPAAAAGLRAAPRPGTMGHPPDEPPAVRELEEAVRTLQDRIDRIEQELPARTNGSAPTAPALARDALHTKMEQLEEQLLSKILTLQKERQAASTDRSQQQHNIEKELNSLQNRVTELEHGPLGYSPPDAFKVTIPVQNNYMYARMKKSLPELYAFTICMWLKSKALAGIGTPFSYSVPSQANEIVLLEWGSNPLELLINDKVAQLPLSLKDKAWHHICVAWTTRDGKWSAYQDGEQRGAGENLASWHSIRPQGIIILGQEQDTLGGRFDATQAFVGELAQFGVWDHMLAPAEILGLANCTSHLQGNVIQWDDEAVEVFGGASKAGFAACEEGRKA; translated from the exons ATGCTGGCTTTCCTTGGGGCCATCATCTGCATCATCGCCAGCGTCCACCCGGCCGGCaccgccgcgcccgccgccgccgcctccgaCAATGACTCGGCCGCCGCCGCTCTCCTGCCCGCCGCCGACAAGGGGCTGGGAGCGCTGCACGGCCCCGCCGAGGCTCTGGCCAGCGCCGGGCCGCGCCTGCCGGGGGGGCCGCCGCTCTTCAGCCGCTTCGTCTGCACCCCGCTGAGCACCGAGTGCCCGGCCACCGGCACCGGCAGCGCCGCCGGCagcgccgccggccccgaggaGCTGCTGGCGCTGCGGAGCGCGGCGGCCCAGCTGCGCCGCACGGCGCTGGAGCAGAAGGAGCGCATCCGTATGGACCAGGAGACAATCCGGGAGCTCACCGGCAAGCTCAGCCGCTGCGAGGGCGGCCTGCGGAgctcccccgccgccgccgccgggctccgcgccgccccgcgccccgGCACTATGGGGCACCCTCCCGACGAGCCGCCCGCCGTgcgggagctggaggaggctgtCCGCACCCTCCAGGACCGAATCGACCGGATAGAG caggagctgccagcccgCACCAATGGCTCAGCACCCACTGCCCCGGCACTTGCCCGTGATGCCCTCCACACCAagatggagcagctggaggagcagctcctttcCAAGATCCTGACCCTGCAAAAGGAGCGCCAGGCTGCCAGCACTGAccgcagccagcagcagcacaacatCGAGAAGGAGCTGAACTCCCTCCAGAACCGGGTGACGGAGCTGGAGCACG GACCACTGGGCTACAGTCCTCCTGATGCATTCAAGGTGACCATCCCAGTGCAGAACAACTACATGTATGCCCGCATGAAGAAGAGCCTGCCGGAGCTGTATGCCTTCACCATCTGCATGTGGCTGAAGTCCAAGGCCCTGGCAGGCATTGGCACCCCCTTCTCCTACTCTGTCCCGAGCCAAGCCAACGAGATCGTGCTGTTGGAGTGGGGCTCTAACCCCCTAGAGCTGCTCATCAATGACAAG GTTGCCCAGCTGCCGCTGAGTCTGAAGGACAAGGCCTGGCACCACATCTGTGTGGCATGGACCACACGGGATGGCAAGTGGTCGGCGTACCAGGATGGTGAACAGCGGGGTGCTGGTGAGAACCTGGCCTCCTGGCATTCCATCAGGCCCCAGGGCATCATCATCCTGGGTCAGGAGCAG GACACCCTGGGGGGCCGCTTTGATGCCACACAGGCCTTCGTGGGAGAGCTGGCGCAGTTTGGTGTGTGGGACCACATGCTGGCACCAGCAGAGATCCTGGGCTTGGCTAACTGCACCTCCCACCTCCAAGGGAATGTGATCCAGTGGGATGACGAGGCGGTGGAGGTCTTTGGAGGTGCCAGCAAGGCGGGCTTTGCTGCCTgtgaggaggggaggaaggcatga